From Dermacentor albipictus isolate Rhodes 1998 colony unplaced genomic scaffold, USDA_Dalb.pri_finalv2 scaffold_17, whole genome shotgun sequence, one genomic window encodes:
- the LOC135907674 gene encoding putative nuclease HARBI1: MPDDQCRRHFHLKKETVRWLCDEVAKELGGVRKTALSVERQVLCALRFFATGSFHASVGSEETIGVTQPAVSKCVRRVAEAIVHAGARNKWVHFPRTSEEKAAVKEGFLRRGSIPGIIGCVDGSLIAIIAPKGEQKAAFMCRKG; this comes from the coding sequence ATGCCAGACGATCAGTGTCGGCGGCACTTTCACctgaagaaagaaactgtgcggtggctgtgcgaCGAAGTGGCGAAGGAACTCGGAGGCGTGAGAAAAACGGCGCTGTCGGTGGAGCGACAAGTGTTGTGCGCGTTGCGATTCTTCGCAACGGGCAGCTTTCATGCCTCGgtagggagcgaggagacgatcggcgtgacccagcctgcggtcagcaagtgtgtgcgacgcgtggcggaggcaatcgtccacgccggggcccgcaacaagtgggtccattTCCCGAGGACGTCGGAGGAGAAGGCGGCCGTGAAGGAAGGGTTCCTTCGACGCGGCTCCATTCCCGGCATCATCGGATGCGTGGACGGCAGCCTTATAGCCATCATCGCACCGAAGGGCGAGCAGAAGGCGGCATTCATGTGCCGCAAAGGCTAG